The following proteins are co-located in the Deinococcus metallilatus genome:
- a CDS encoding 4a-hydroxytetrahydrobiopterin dehydratase, which translates to MCPELYDPRMGYDPSRKLTDGDVLDLKPEGWWGDAGKLFREFPFDSYQAGVDFAVRVAALAEARGHHPDISIYYRKVKVNYFTHDAGGVTQRDLDSAQAVNALWAEVSGAGVTGA; encoded by the coding sequence ATGTGTCCTGAACTGTACGACCCGCGCATGGGCTACGACCCGAGCCGCAAGCTGACCGACGGCGACGTGCTGGACCTCAAGCCGGAAGGCTGGTGGGGCGACGCGGGCAAGCTGTTCCGTGAGTTCCCGTTCGACTCGTACCAGGCGGGGGTGGACTTCGCGGTGCGGGTCGCAGCGCTGGCTGAGGCGCGCGGCCACCATCCCGACATCTCTATCTATTACCGCAAGGTCAAGGTGAACTACTTCACCCATGACGCGGGCGGCGTCACCCAGCGCGACCTCGACAGCGCGCAGGCCGTGAATGCGCTCTGGGCCGAAGTGAGCGGGGCCGGGGTGACCGGCGCTTGA
- a CDS encoding acyl-CoA thioesterase: MKLDLPDADALWDSLPPRRRYEITVTVQPGDLDDLNHVNNTVYLAWCEQVARAHALSLGMGTGALIELGAVPVARQHVITYQRPALLGDRIRVRTALTESAGVRSIRAYTLDRATEDGRDGERFAECQTEWVWVDPVTGRPRRTPKAVLEAFGF; the protein is encoded by the coding sequence TTGAAGCTCGACCTGCCCGACGCGGACGCCCTGTGGGACAGCCTCCCACCCCGCCGCCGGTACGAGATCACCGTGACGGTACAGCCCGGCGACCTCGACGACCTGAACCACGTGAACAATACGGTGTACCTCGCCTGGTGTGAGCAGGTGGCCCGCGCCCACGCGCTGAGCCTGGGCATGGGCACCGGGGCGCTGATCGAACTCGGCGCCGTCCCGGTCGCGCGGCAGCACGTCATCACCTACCAGCGCCCGGCCCTGCTGGGGGACCGTATCCGTGTCCGCACCGCCTTGACGGAGAGTGCGGGCGTGCGGAGCATCCGGGCCTATACGCTGGACCGCGCGACCGAGGACGGCCGTGACGGTGAACGCTTCGCGGAATGTCAGACCGAGTGGGTGTGGGTGGACCCGGTGACGGGGCGGCCCAGGCGGACGCCGAAGGCGGTGCTGGAAGCGTTCGGGTTCTGA